The Sinorhizobium alkalisoli genomic interval CGTCCGCGGCAAGCGCACCGGTGATCGCTCCCTGGCAACCGGCTCGGCTCTCGCTAGGCGCCTGAAGAAAATTCAGGTGGTGTCGGGCGTTTGCCATGGCTTCATCGGCAACCGGATCATGGCTGCCTATCGGAGGGACTGCGAGTTCATGCTTCTCGAGGGTGCTTTACCGGCCCAGATCGATACCGCCATGAAGGCGTTCGGCTTCGCCATGGGCATCTTCGAGGCCCAGGATCTGAGCGGGCTCGACATCGCCTGGGCGCAGCGCAGGGCCGCGGAAGCGACGCGAGACAGGTCGCAGCCCTACTGTCAAATAGCGGACAGGCTGTGCGAGCTTGGACGGTTGGGGCGGAAGACGAGGAAGGGCTGGTACGATTACAGTTCAGGCGAGCCCCAAACCGATCCGGCAGTCACGCGCATCATCGAGGAAGAGAGGGTAAGGACAGCTGCGGCCGTTCGGGGATTTTCGAACGAAGAAATCATTCGGCGGATCATCAGAGTGATGCAGCAGGAGGGCGAGGCGCTTCTTGCCGAAGGAATTGCCGAAAGCGCGGCCGATATCGATGTAGTGATGGTCTCCGGCTATGGCTTTCCCCGCCATCGCGGCGGGCCCATGTACAGGAAGCAAAGCACTGTAAGGGACTGCTCCCTAAGTATTCAGCCACTCCATTTTAGCATTGCTTAAATCTTGGCGCACCCTCGCGAGTGAAGGTTCCCTCACAATTGCTTCCCAAGGCGGAGATCAAGGCATGACAACAATCGTAACCATTCCGGGCATCATGTCCGATGCCCGCACTTGGAACACCATCGCGGATGCGTTGAAATGTGAGGGAACCACCGTGCACGTGGCCGATACAAGCAGCGATACCACCTTGGAAGGGATGGCAGCACGCGCGCTGTCTGAGGCACATGGCGAGTTGATTGTCCTGGCACATTCGATGGGTGGTCGCATAGCCATGGAAATGGGCCGCCAAGCACCAGAACGCATCCGGGCCATGGTTCTCTCCAGTACGAATGCCGAAGGTCCAGATGTGCATGAAGCCGCTCAGCGCGAGGCCCGCATCGCAGAAGCGAATGCCGACATGATTGCTTACGCGCGTGGTTGGATCCCGAAAGTGATCTCGACCGCAAGTATGCGGAACGCTGATTTGGTGGCTCGTCTTCGACAAGTGGTCGAAAATTGTCCGCTTGAGGTGCACGAGCGGCAAAACCGTGCACTGCTCCTGAGACCCGATGCGACTGCATACTTGGGCACGTTCGAGTTTCCGGTGTTGCTGATTACCGGTTCAGAAGATCGTTTGTCGACAGCCGTCGCACACGATGCCATCGCAGCAATGCTGCAGGACGCCGAATCCGTGATCATAGAAGATGCGGGTCATCTGCTTCCATTCGAACAGCCACGAAGAGTTTTCGAGACCATCAAAGAGTGGCTTTCGCGTAAGAACTTGCGTCCACGTGAGTGCAACGCTTGAGGAACCGCTGAGAATCAGGCCTTTGCCGGGGCGGGATTTAGTAATCCGGCACGCCCACCAGACGGCTGCTGCTGTCAAAAAACCTTCGGCGCGTTTGCTCGCGTAGGCAGAATCGTGATTTCAGGACGAGATCAATCTCTTCACCTCTATGCCATGGCCGTGCTCCTCGTGCCAACAGAGCCATACCTGACTGAGACGTTCTTGAGGTCACCCGGTATATTGAGACTGAGCAGAAATCGAGGACTGTGCGGCATGCAAAAGCGGCCGCTTACAGGCCTAGTTGCAGTGTCGGCTTCTCGCGGCGCATTACTTTCACACAGCGGCTGGGTCTCTAAGCTCCACTCTCCACCCAATTCGGCCATTTATCACGGCACCAAGCGTTAGATTTTCACCACTAGACCAGGCGTCCGCCAGGACGCTGCTCGTTCTCAACCTCACGCCCGCGTTCCAGATCCGGCGCACTGTTGATCGACGGCATTTTTCTGTCGCGCCGCGGCCTCGCTTAGGCTAAAGAAGCCGCGAAACGCTCCCTGCAGCGCCGGGCGTCCCATCGGACACGCAAAGGCCGTTGCAGCACTCTGAATTCAGTATCTGCTGCGGTTCGCACGCGCCGTATTCTTCCCGGAAGGGTTTGCGCGCCGCCCGAAGGATTGACGGTCGACGATGACGATTTCCAACACCCGCCCCATCACCCCGGACCTCATCGCCTCTCACGGGCTGAAGCCCGATGAATACGAACGCATCCTGAGCCTGATCGGGCGCGAGCCGACCTTCACGGAACTCGGCATTTTCTCGGCGATGTGGAACGAGCACTGCTCGTACAAATCCTCGAAGAAGTGGCTGCGCACGCTTCCGACCAAGGGGCCGCGCGTCATCCAGGGACCTGGAGAGAATGCCGGCGTCGTTGACATCGACGATGGCGACTGCGTCGTCTTCAAGATGGAGAGCCACAACCATCCCTCCTATATCGAGCCCTATCAGGGCGCGGCCACCGGCGTCGGCGGCATTCTTCGCGACGTTTTCACCATGGGTGCGCGGCCGATCGC includes:
- a CDS encoding alpha/beta fold hydrolase, whose translation is MTTIVTIPGIMSDARTWNTIADALKCEGTTVHVADTSSDTTLEGMAARALSEAHGELIVLAHSMGGRIAMEMGRQAPERIRAMVLSSTNAEGPDVHEAAQREARIAEANADMIAYARGWIPKVISTASMRNADLVARLRQVVENCPLEVHERQNRALLLRPDATAYLGTFEFPVLLITGSEDRLSTAVAHDAIAAMLQDAESVIIEDAGHLLPFEQPRRVFETIKEWLSRKNLRPRECNA